In the uncultured Methanobacterium sp. genome, one interval contains:
- a CDS encoding NAD-binding protein: protein MFVILRVLRKSLPLVAKQRLTWILILVLGIIAYGTIGFHFIEGQPWIVSFYWTFVTIGTVGYGDYSPKSPLGMFFTISLIILGIGTFALAVESLVNLIFKRQQMKLMGLINVERSKHVVICGWTESTVECIKEIGKTAEIFVLDEHEQVQKNALKNGANFIHGDPTRIKDLEKANVKGAQAVIVDMESDSRTIHAILSIRKVDQKVRVVAEVQRYENIEQIKLAGANQVVSPFVISGRLMHKSIDDGYEAMFVQDVLAEHTSREMREVKISPESQFNGLSLLEADIHERTGVVVVGVGRDGDLTIDPPRDYTLETGDVILGIGKVEEFEKLENIKVT, encoded by the coding sequence ATGTTTGTAATTTTACGGGTACTCAGGAAAAGCCTACCTTTAGTAGCTAAACAGAGACTTACATGGATTTTAATCCTGGTTCTCGGTATAATAGCCTATGGAACTATTGGGTTTCACTTCATTGAAGGACAACCATGGATCGTGTCTTTTTACTGGACCTTTGTAACTATAGGAACCGTCGGATATGGAGATTACAGCCCTAAAAGCCCTTTGGGAATGTTCTTCACCATTAGTCTGATTATTTTAGGTATAGGAACCTTTGCCCTGGCAGTAGAATCCCTGGTAAACTTAATCTTCAAAAGACAGCAAATGAAACTTATGGGGCTGATAAACGTGGAAAGATCAAAACACGTGGTTATATGTGGATGGACCGAAAGTACAGTGGAATGTATTAAGGAAATCGGGAAAACAGCAGAAATTTTCGTTCTTGATGAACATGAACAGGTGCAGAAAAACGCTCTTAAAAATGGGGCTAACTTCATTCATGGAGATCCCACTCGCATCAAAGATCTGGAGAAGGCCAATGTAAAGGGAGCTCAGGCAGTTATTGTAGATATGGAATCTGATTCTAGAACCATCCATGCAATCTTGAGCATACGTAAAGTGGACCAGAAGGTTAGAGTGGTAGCTGAAGTCCAGCGTTACGAAAATATTGAACAGATTAAACTTGCTGGTGCCAACCAGGTAGTTTCACCCTTTGTAATATCCGGACGTCTCATGCACAAAAGTATCGACGATGGATACGAGGCCATGTTCGTCCAGGATGTTCTGGCAGAACACACCAGCAGAGAAATGAGGGAAGTTAAAATCAGCCCTGAAAGCCAGTTCAATGGTTTAAGTCTTTTAGAAGCTGATATTCACGAGAGAACTGGAGTAGTGGTTGTTGGAGTGGGCCGTGACGGAGACCTTACCATTGACCCCCCGCGTGATTACACCCTGGAAACTGGCGATGTTATTCTAGGTATTGGAAAAGTGGAAGAGTTCGAAAAACTGGAGAATATTAAAGTAACTTAG
- a CDS encoding cation-transporting P-type ATPase has product MKINELPPEGVYEELDSSKMGLTTAEAHKRLEKYGPNQIEEVEKKPVIFKFLANLYQLLALLLWAASALAFLSGTPQLGFAIIAVIIINAIFSFWQEYKAEQALEALKKILPSTAKLIRDHEKTEILSTKLVPGDLLVLEEGDNISADARLVESNQMKVDSSTLTGESKPVRKFAHEVTEGESAFVEMGNLVFAGTSVASGSGKAVAFATGQKTEFNQIASLTQEVSQEPSPLQKELARVTRIIAVIAILLGVILFAVNLWVVKLPLQIAFIFAIGLTVANVPEGLLPTVTLALAASVQKMVRKNALIKRLSSVETLGSTNIICTDKTGTITKNEMTVRKIWLPCEIIDVTGAGYSPEGEFLHKGSPIDHQEIRELKLLLRSATFCNDSKLIETENPQDKWKIIGDPTEASLRVAARKNGFNWEEEIEKNPRILELPFDSQRKSMTSIHQETHGQVAYVKGAPKKIISLSPMISDDGVVRHFTDEEKEKVIKIHDKLAASGLRILAMAYRDLPPDFDDYQTKNVERYLVFLGMMAMQDPPRPEVKPAVGDCHKAGIRIIMITGDYGLTAQAIAKEVGIVSEDCRIVKGKELDHMSDEEVKEVLKGECNVIFARAVPEHKMRIASILESMDEIVAMTGDGVNDAPALRKADIGVAMGITGTDVAKEAADMILTDDNFATIVEAIKEGRTIYENIRKFITYIFSHETAEIAPFVMMVLFRIPLPITVMQILAIDLGTDTVPALALGVGPPESDVMNRPPRPRKERLLNFGVIFRGYVFLGIIEAALVMSGFFWVLLSSGWTWGQQLSFTDPVYLKATSMVFAGIVLAQMGNLLGCQTNRTSVLEVGIFKNRWILRGIAFSVAVLLVIIYIPPLQGIFGTTALGLYEWLYLLTFVPIMFLADELRKYMVRKSI; this is encoded by the coding sequence ATGAAGATCAATGAACTCCCTCCTGAAGGTGTTTATGAAGAATTAGACTCTTCAAAGATGGGATTAACCACTGCAGAAGCCCATAAGAGGCTTGAAAAATATGGCCCCAATCAGATTGAGGAAGTTGAGAAAAAACCAGTTATTTTTAAGTTTTTAGCAAATCTTTACCAGCTCCTGGCATTATTACTTTGGGCAGCCAGTGCACTTGCTTTTTTAAGTGGTACGCCTCAGTTAGGGTTTGCCATCATTGCAGTTATCATTATCAATGCTATTTTCAGTTTCTGGCAGGAGTATAAGGCAGAACAGGCACTGGAGGCCCTGAAAAAAATACTCCCCTCCACAGCCAAGCTAATTCGTGACCATGAAAAAACAGAAATATTATCCACCAAGCTGGTTCCCGGTGATCTTTTGGTGCTGGAAGAGGGAGATAACATCTCTGCCGATGCTCGACTGGTGGAATCCAACCAAATGAAGGTGGATAGTTCCACCCTTACTGGTGAGTCTAAACCGGTCCGTAAATTTGCCCACGAAGTTACAGAAGGGGAAAGTGCCTTTGTAGAAATGGGTAACCTGGTATTTGCAGGGACCAGTGTGGCTTCTGGCTCTGGAAAAGCCGTTGCATTTGCCACTGGCCAAAAAACCGAGTTCAACCAGATAGCCAGTTTAACCCAGGAAGTCAGCCAGGAGCCCAGTCCCCTGCAAAAGGAGCTGGCAAGGGTAACCCGTATTATAGCAGTTATTGCCATATTACTGGGAGTCATCCTCTTTGCAGTGAACCTCTGGGTGGTTAAACTCCCACTACAGATAGCTTTCATATTCGCTATCGGCCTGACGGTTGCTAACGTCCCCGAAGGACTGTTACCCACTGTTACACTGGCGCTTGCTGCCTCGGTACAGAAGATGGTTCGAAAAAATGCCCTTATAAAACGTTTGTCAAGTGTGGAAACCCTGGGATCCACCAATATCATCTGCACTGACAAGACAGGTACCATAACCAAAAACGAGATGACTGTGCGTAAGATATGGCTTCCATGTGAGATCATTGATGTTACTGGTGCTGGTTACTCTCCAGAGGGAGAATTTCTACATAAAGGATCGCCAATCGACCATCAAGAAATCAGGGAACTCAAGCTCCTCTTAAGATCAGCAACCTTCTGTAATGATTCCAAACTCATTGAAACTGAAAACCCGCAAGATAAGTGGAAAATAATTGGTGACCCCACTGAAGCTTCCCTCCGGGTAGCTGCCCGGAAAAATGGTTTCAACTGGGAAGAAGAGATAGAAAAGAATCCACGAATATTAGAGCTTCCATTCGACTCCCAACGGAAATCCATGACCAGCATCCACCAGGAAACCCATGGTCAGGTGGCCTATGTTAAAGGAGCTCCTAAAAAAATCATCAGTCTTTCTCCAATGATCTCTGATGATGGCGTTGTAAGGCATTTCACTGATGAAGAAAAGGAGAAAGTGATTAAAATCCATGATAAACTGGCTGCTTCGGGGTTGCGTATACTGGCCATGGCCTACCGTGACCTGCCCCCAGACTTCGATGATTACCAGACAAAAAATGTCGAACGATATCTGGTATTTCTGGGTATGATGGCCATGCAGGACCCTCCGCGTCCAGAAGTGAAACCCGCCGTTGGTGACTGCCATAAAGCAGGTATACGTATCATTATGATTACCGGAGACTATGGTTTAACTGCTCAGGCCATAGCCAAGGAAGTAGGAATAGTAAGTGAGGATTGTCGCATTGTAAAGGGTAAAGAACTTGACCATATGAGTGATGAAGAAGTAAAGGAAGTTCTGAAGGGAGAATGCAACGTTATTTTTGCACGGGCCGTACCTGAGCATAAAATGCGTATTGCCAGCATCCTGGAGAGTATGGATGAAATTGTGGCCATGACTGGTGATGGGGTTAACGATGCCCCCGCCCTTCGTAAAGCAGATATAGGCGTGGCTATGGGCATTACTGGCACTGATGTTGCCAAGGAAGCTGCAGATATGATTCTCACCGATGACAACTTTGCCACCATTGTGGAGGCCATTAAAGAAGGCCGTACCATCTACGAAAACATCCGTAAATTCATCACTTACATTTTCTCCCACGAAACCGCCGAAATCGCCCCTTTTGTTATGATGGTGCTTTTCAGGATTCCATTGCCAATTACAGTTATGCAGATCCTGGCCATTGATCTGGGAACAGACACTGTTCCAGCCCTTGCCCTGGGAGTTGGCCCCCCAGAGTCAGATGTAATGAACCGGCCCCCACGCCCACGTAAAGAACGCCTCCTGAACTTTGGAGTTATATTCAGAGGTTATGTCTTCTTAGGAATAATCGAAGCTGCCCTGGTGATGTCTGGTTTTTTCTGGGTTTTATTAAGCAGTGGCTGGACCTGGGGCCAACAGCTCTCATTCACTGATCCGGTTTACCTGAAGGCAACCAGTATGGTCTTTGCAGGGATTGTTCTGGCCCAGATGGGCAATCTCTTGGGCTGTCAGACCAACAGAACCTCGGTACTGGAAGTGGGAATCTTCAAAAATCGGTGGATTCTAAGGGGAATCGCGTTCTCAGTGGCAGTGCTCCTGGTCATTATTTACATTCCACCATTACAAGGAATTTTCGGCACCACCGCCCTTGGACTTTATGAATGGCTATATTTACTCACATTTGTACCTATAATGTTCCTGGCAGATGAACTTCGCAAGTACATGGTTAGGAAAAGCATATGA
- a CDS encoding DNA/RNA nuclease SfsA, translated as MKITNIITGRFRERPNRFTVVFEANGRTDKAHLRDPGRLRELLLPESRLLLRPAQNPANRKTNYDVIAVWSEGIWVLINSGFHSDLAAELIESGIIDELSDYSIEKREYTFGKSRIDFLLTKKDKFLLTNSDKKGEKGSQREDKRNSLKNSNKLLLEVKGCTLVEKGQARFPDAPTLRGKRHLEELIKAKKEGMESAVLFLIPREDAKVFSPNWEMDTDFSKTLEQAEQENVLIITYSFTLICHKKELELNPLKKVEIRIKP; from the coding sequence ATGAAAATCACCAATATCATAACTGGAAGATTCCGGGAAAGGCCCAACCGCTTCACTGTGGTATTTGAAGCAAATGGTAGGACTGATAAGGCACATCTACGAGACCCTGGCCGACTCCGGGAACTTTTACTTCCTGAATCCCGTTTACTTCTCCGACCGGCACAGAATCCGGCCAACCGCAAGACTAATTATGATGTAATCGCAGTTTGGAGTGAAGGAATCTGGGTGTTGATTAACTCTGGATTCCACAGTGACCTGGCAGCGGAATTAATTGAATCAGGAATCATTGATGAACTTTCAGATTACAGTATCGAAAAAAGAGAATACACATTTGGTAAGAGTCGTATTGATTTTCTTTTAACTAAAAAGGATAAATTTCTTTTAACTAACAGCGATAAAAAAGGGGAAAAAGGGTCTCAGAGGGAAGATAAAAGAAATTCACTCAAAAATAGTAATAAACTGCTCCTGGAAGTAAAGGGCTGCACCCTGGTTGAAAAGGGCCAGGCTCGTTTCCCGGACGCACCTACCCTCAGGGGAAAAAGACACCTGGAAGAACTTATCAAAGCTAAAAAAGAGGGAATGGAATCTGCAGTACTATTTTTGATTCCAAGGGAGGATGCTAAAGTTTTTTCACCAAATTGGGAGATGGATACTGATTTTTCCAAAACACTGGAACAGGCAGAACAGGAAAATGTCTTAATAATTACTTATTCCTTCACCCTTATTTGTCATAAAAAAGAATTGGAATTAAATCCATTAAAAAAGGTAGAAATAAGGATTAAACCTTAA
- a CDS encoding serine hydrolase domain-containing protein, with protein MKNLGTGVMIVAAVLVAVVIVILPHNPILSDDNTPGAIPTPFGPRSSENNSINQDDVNSLILNMNAYSSTILQDNDTWPGPGDQIPSINSPDINQAIALFDPYVENLFENSLIPGAAVVVVYKDRIVYMKTLGVKKVGENDPVDEDTLFEIGSASKAFTSAAMAALVDEGLITWEDLARQYYSDPDKFLLNNSQVTEEINMLDLLSHRSGLPPQAGSYHVMEFWYDFNETLTHLRYLPPESEFRTQYAYQNILYALAGYSASEAAGMTWDDLIMQKIFQPLQMNSSTTTLQEFLNNPNHSSNHEIDANGEVNYMDPYNLDAMGPATSISASIKDLGNWIRFQMNNGEFNGKQVVSSQSLGETHNIHIVIDQQTG; from the coding sequence TTGAAAAACCTTGGAACAGGTGTGATGATAGTTGCCGCAGTTTTAGTGGCGGTAGTCATTGTGATCTTACCTCATAATCCCATTCTATCTGATGATAATACCCCTGGTGCCATTCCAACACCTTTCGGCCCCAGATCATCTGAAAATAATTCCATAAATCAGGATGATGTTAATTCTCTTATTTTAAATATGAATGCCTACTCTTCAACCATTTTGCAGGATAATGATACCTGGCCTGGACCGGGAGATCAGATCCCCTCAATCAATTCTCCGGACATTAACCAGGCCATAGCTTTATTCGATCCTTATGTAGAAAACCTGTTTGAAAATAGCCTTATCCCTGGAGCGGCAGTGGTGGTAGTTTACAAAGACAGAATTGTTTATATGAAAACATTGGGGGTTAAAAAAGTGGGAGAAAATGATCCTGTAGATGAAGACACCCTATTTGAGATAGGATCCGCTTCCAAAGCTTTCACTTCAGCAGCTATGGCTGCCCTGGTGGATGAAGGCTTGATAACCTGGGAGGATCTGGCACGCCAGTACTACAGTGATCCTGATAAATTCCTGCTTAACAACTCCCAGGTCACTGAAGAAATTAACATGCTTGATCTACTCTCCCACCGCAGTGGATTGCCCCCTCAGGCAGGCAGTTACCATGTAATGGAGTTCTGGTATGATTTTAATGAAACACTCACCCATTTACGATATTTGCCACCTGAAAGTGAATTCAGAACCCAGTACGCTTATCAAAACATTCTTTATGCGTTAGCTGGTTATTCTGCTTCCGAAGCTGCGGGGATGACCTGGGATGACCTTATAATGCAAAAAATATTCCAACCACTTCAAATGAATTCCAGTACCACCACACTCCAGGAATTCCTCAATAATCCCAACCATTCCAGTAATCATGAAATTGATGCAAATGGAGAGGTAAACTATATGGATCCTTATAATCTTGATGCCATGGGCCCCGCCACCAGCATAAGTGCCTCCATCAAGGATCTGGGAAACTGGATTCGTTTCCAGATGAATAATGGTGAGTTCAACGGAAAACAAGTGGTATCATCCCAATCTTTAGGTGAAACCCATAACATCCATATTGTAATTGACCAGCAGACTGGTTAA
- a CDS encoding LemA family protein encodes MVMEMLIELIILIIIILAVILFVYLYNSLVQLRNRVKNAWSQIDVQLNRRADLIPNLVETVKGYAKHEKTVFENVTAARAGLMNAKTVQETAEANNMLTDTLKSLFAVAENYPELKANENFLELQGQLEETENKIAYSRQFYNDTVLMYNNKCQMVPSNIIASMFHFQEAEFFEIEETKREVPKVEF; translated from the coding sequence ATGGTGATGGAAATGTTAATCGAACTAATAATACTAATTATCATAATTCTGGCAGTCATACTATTTGTATACCTTTATAACTCCTTAGTTCAGCTCAGGAATAGAGTTAAAAATGCATGGTCACAGATTGATGTTCAGTTGAACCGTCGTGCCGACCTCATACCCAACCTGGTAGAAACTGTAAAAGGATATGCTAAACACGAAAAAACCGTCTTTGAAAATGTAACTGCGGCAAGAGCAGGTTTAATGAATGCTAAAACAGTTCAAGAAACTGCAGAAGCCAACAACATGTTGACCGACACTTTGAAAAGTTTATTTGCAGTGGCAGAAAATTATCCTGAACTGAAGGCCAATGAAAACTTCCTGGAGCTACAGGGCCAGTTAGAAGAAACTGAGAATAAAATTGCATATTCCAGACAGTTTTACAATGATACCGTGTTGATGTACAACAACAAATGCCAGATGGTCCCCAGTAACATCATAGCATCCATGTTCCACTTTCAGGAAGCAGAATTCTTCGAAATCGAAGAAACCAAAAGGGAAGTTCCTAAAGTTGAGTTTTAA